In Scleropages formosus chromosome 18, fSclFor1.1, whole genome shotgun sequence, one DNA window encodes the following:
- the hmgn2 gene encoding non-histone chromosomal protein HMG-17, producing the protein MPKRKIDGDKAAKSKEEPRRSARLSAKPAPPKPAPKPKKAAPKKAPKGKKGKDNPAENGDAKIDQAQKVETAGETK; encoded by the exons aTTGATGGAGACAAAGCTGCCAAGAGCAAGGAGGAG CCTAGACGTTCTGCCAGGTTGTCAGCT aAACCAGCTCCTCCAAAACCTGCACCTAAGCCTAAAAAGGCTGCACCCAAG AAGGCACCTAAAGGAAAGAAGGGCAAAGACAACCCAGCTGAAAATGGTGATGCCAAGATAGATCAG GCACAAAAGGTGGAGACTGCTGGGGAAACCAAATGA